The Lates calcarifer isolate ASB-BC8 linkage group LG14, TLL_Latcal_v3, whole genome shotgun sequence genome has a segment encoding these proteins:
- the LOC108890749 gene encoding LOW QUALITY PROTEIN: solute carrier family 12 member 6 (The sequence of the model RefSeq protein was modified relative to this genomic sequence to represent the inferred CDS: deleted 2 bases in 2 codons), which produces MASVRFTVTPTKAEDLPGLSDTSPDLSSRSGARVRFGSRESVNRSDPLSEASGGLTTSATAGGGGTDTPDHSNAEQGDGNSKISSVYINNSHGVDDDDFYDRNLALFEEEMDTRPKVSSLLNRLANYTNLTQGAKEHEEAESIGEKKKTSKSPQMGTFMGVYLPCLQNIFGVILFLRLTWVVGNAGVLQALCIVFICCCCTMLTAISMSAIATNGVVPAGGSYFMISRSLGPEFGGAVGLCFYLGTTFAGAMYILGAIEILLMYIAPKAAIFESKNPDGEGAAMLNNMRVYGSICLLLMSLLVFVGVKYVNKLASIFLACVIVSIVSIYIGALVSAFKPPNFPVCMLGNRTINGHEIYDSQCGKTFLLQIQEPVERDDANVTVFYVENSTVGPTFEPTRAPAQVEKATSLWKQFCDGLELNASCDEFFKANNFSQIEGIPGLASGIISENVWSSYLSKGDVVEKGSLSSSHGLHPASTHQPYVFADITTSFTLLVGIFFPSVTGIMAGSNRSGDLKDAQRSIPIGTILAILTTSIVYLSSVVLFGACIDGVVLRDKFGDSVKGNLVVGTLAWPTPWVIVIGSFFSTCGAGLQSLTGAPRLLQAIAKDNIIPFLRVFGHGKANGEPTWALLLTALIAELGILIASLDLVAPILTMFFLMCYLFVNLACALQTLLRTPNWRPRFSYYHWTLSFLGMTICLALMFISSWYYAIVAMVIAGMIYKYIEYHGAEKEWGDGIRGLSLSAARYALLRLEEGPPHTKNWRPQLLVLLKLDEDAHVKSPRLLTFASQLKAGKGLTIVGTVVSGNFLQSYGEALAAEQTLKHLMDKERVKGFCQCIVAQKPREGISHMIQSSGLGGMKPNTVVMGWPHAWRQSEDPQAWKTFINTVRVTTAAHLALLVPKNISLFPSNSEPCTEGYIDVWWIVHDGGMLMLLPFLLRQHKVWRKCGMRIFTVAQMEDNSIQMKKDLATFLYHLRIEAEVEVVEMHDSDISAYTYERTLMMEQRSQMLRQMRLSKSDREKEAQLVKDRNSMLRLTSIGSDDDDDTDGGERDRAASGGGGGGGGSSEHHRRVQMTWTKEKTSQYRATHSGCSTPEGFRDMLSIRPDHSNVRRMHTAVKLNEVIVNKSHEARLVLLNMPGPPKNPDGDENYMEFLEVLTEGLERVLLVRGGGSEVITIYS; this is translated from the exons GTGATGGAAACTCTAAAATCTCCAGTGTGTATATCAACAACAGTCATGGGGTGGATGACGACGACTTCTACGACAGAAACTTGGCCTTATTTGAG GAGGAGATGGACACTCGGCCAAAGGTGTCATCTCTGCTCAATCGCCTGGCCAACTACACCAACCTGACGCAGGGGGCCAAGGAGCACGAGGAGGCCGAGAGCATCggtgagaagaagaaaaccagCAAG TCACCACAGATGGGGACGTTCATGGGCGTTTACCTGCCTTGCCTCCAGAACATCTTCGGCGTCATCTTGTTCCTGCGGTTGACCTGGGTGGTGGGGAACGCCGGGGTGCTGCAGGCCCTCTGTATCGTCTTcatatgctgctgctgt acgaTGCTGACTGCGATATCGATGAGTGCAATCGCCACTAATGGAGTTGTACCAG CGGGAGGCTCCTACTTCATGATCAGTCGCTCTCTGGGTCCAGAGTTTGGGGGGGCGGTGGGCCTGTGTTTCTACCTGGGCACCACCTTCGCTGGAGCCATGTACATCCTGGGAGCCATCGAGATCCTGCTG aTGTACATAGCACCTAAGGCAGCCATTTTTGAGTCAAAGAACCCAGATGGCGAAGGGGCGGCCATGTTGAACAACATGCGGGTCTACGGCTCCATCTGTCTCCTCCTGATGTCCTTGCTGGTCTTTGTGGGCGTGAAGTACGTCAACAAACTGGCCTCCATTTTCCTGGCCTGCGTCATCGTCTCCATCGTTTCCATCTACATCGGAGCGCTGGTCTCC GCCTTCAAACCGCCAAATTTTCC CGtgtgcatgctgggaaacagAACTATCAACGGTCATGAAATTTACGACAGCCAGTGTGGGAAAACCTTCCTGCTGCAGATCCAAGAGCCGGTGGAGAGGGATGACGCCAACGTCACAGTCTTTTATG TAGAAAACAGCACAGTAGGCCCGACCTTTGAACCCACCCGCGCTCCTGCTCAGGTGGAGAAGGCCACATCTCTTTGGAAGCAGTTTTGCGACGGCCTGGAGCTCAACGCCTCCTGTGACGAATTCTTCAAGGCCAACAATTTTTCTCAGATTGAAGGGATCCCGGGCCTGGCCAGCGGGATCATTTCAG AGAACGTGTGGAGCTCCTACCTCAGCAAAGGCGACGTGGTGGAGAAAGgctccctcagctcctctcaTGGTTTACATCCGGCGTCCACGCACCAGCCTTATGTGTTTGCTGACATCACCACCTCCTTCACACTCCTGGTGGGCATCTTCTTCCCCTCAGTCACAG gAATCATGGCTGGTTCGAACCGGTCGGGGGATCTGAAAGACGCCCAGCGTTCGATCCCCATCGGAACCATCCTCGCCATCCTCACCACCTCCATTGTCT ACCTGAGCAGCGTTGTTTTGTTTGGAGCCTGCATCGACGGGGTGGTCCTCAGAGACAA ATTTGGCGACTCAGTGAAAGGAAATCTAGTGGTGGGGACTCTGGCTTGGCCGACTCCCTGGGTCATTGTGATCGGCTCTTTCTTCTCAACGTGTGGCGCA GGCCTCCAGTCGCTGACCGGCGCTCCCCGACTCCTGCAGGCCATCGCCAAGGACAACATCATCCCCTTCCTCCGG GTGTTTGGTCATGGGAAGGCTAACGGGGAGCCCACCTGGGCCCTGCTGCTGACGGCCCTGATTGCTGAGCTGGGGATTCTCATTGCCTCTCTGGACCTGGTGGCTCCCATCCTCACAAT GTTTTTCCTGATGTGTTACCTGTTTGTAAACCTGGCCTGTGCCCTTCAGACTCTCCTGCGGACGCCCAACTGGAGGCCGCGCTTTTCCTACTACCACtg GACCTTGTCATTTCTGGGGATGACTATCTGCCTGGCGCTCATGTTCATATCCTCTTGGTACTACGCAATCGTTGCCATGGTGATCGCAGGCATGATCTACAAATACATAGAGTATCATGG agCAGAGAAGGAGTGGGGGGATGGGATCCGCGGTCTGTCCCTCAGTGCTGCCCGTTATGCCCTCCTGAGGTTGGAAGAGGGACCACCACACACCAAAAACTGGAG GCCCCAGCTGTTGGTGTTACTAAAACTGGACGAGGACGCCCACGTCAAGTCTCCTCGCCTGCTGACGTTCGCCAGCCAGCTGAAGGCGGGAAAGGGCCTGACCATCGTTGGCACCGTCGTCTCTGGCAACTTCCTGCAGAGCTACGGGGAGGCCCTCGCTGCCGAACAG ACCCTAAAGCACCTGATGGATAAGGAGCGTGTGAAGGGCTTCTGTCAGTGCATCGTGGCCCAGAAGCCTCGTGAAGGCATCAGCCACATGATCCAGTCCAGCGGCCTGGGAGGAATGAAACCCAACACGGTGGTGATGGGCTGGCCTCACGCCTGGAGGCAGAGCGAGGACCCGCAGGCCTGGAAAACCTTCATCA ACACAGTGCGGGTGACCACAGCAGCCCACCTGGCCCTGCTGGTGCCCAAAAACATCTCTCTGTTCCCCAGCAACAGTGAGCCCTGCACAGAGGGCTACATCGACGTGTGGTGGATCGTCCACGACGGAGggatgctgatgctgctgcccTTCCTCCTGCGCCAGCATAAG GTGTGGCGTAAATGTGGCATGCGAATCTTCACAGTGGCCCAGATGGAGGATAACTCGATCCAGATGAAGAAGGATCTGGCAACCTTCCTCTATCACCTACGCATTGAGGCTGAGGTGGAGGTAGTTGAGATG CATGACAGTGATATCAGTGCGTACACCTATGAAAGGACCCTGATGATGGAGCAGAGATCTCAGATGCTCAGACAGATGCGACTGTCTAAATCAGACCGGGAAAAAGAG GCCCAGCTGGTGAAGGATCGTAACTCCATGCTGCGTCTGACGAGCATCGGCTCAGATGACGACGACGACACCGACGGCGGGGAGCGAGACAGGGCGGCAagcggtggtggtggcggcggcggtggcAGCTCCGAGCACCACCGTCGTGTTCAGATGACCTGGACCAAAGAGAAGACCTCGCAGTACAGAGCCACGCACTCAGGCTGCTCCACACCCGAGGGCTTCAGAGACATGCTCAGCATCAGGCC GGACCACTCGAACGTCAGGCGGATGCACACCGCCGTCAAACTCAACGAGGTCATCGTCAATAAATCCCACGAAGCCCGACTTGTCCTGCTCAACATGCCAGGACCTCCCAAGAACCCAGATGGAGACGAGAACT ATATGGAGTTCCTTGAAGTTTTAACAGAAGGACTGGAGCGTGTCCTGTTGGTCAGGGGTGGAGGAAGTGAAGTCATCACCATCTACTCCTGA